One Styela clava chromosome 4, kaStyClav1.hap1.2, whole genome shotgun sequence genomic window, ATATTGCAGATTACCATGTCGATGAATCTTTGGAAAGTTGATCCAGAATTTTTAGTGTCATATGTAGTCACGTGATATCGAAATGCGCCAAAAGGTGTAACTACCGTTGTTTTGTCCATGTCTTCGGATTTCATCGGAACTTGATGATAAGCAGATCGCAAGTCAACCTTCGTAAATATTTCCGATCCATGGATTATCATGAGGTTGCGCGTTCATAAAACGTCGGAATCACCAAATATAGCGATTGGTTACCACTATACATAAATTGTTTGTTGATTGATCCTGTTTGTGGATCATAACTCCAGCATTGActgacaataatttttttttgcgttcgTTAACTTGAACTGTCTATCTGTCGATAGCCTCCGGCGCAGTAAAGAGACGTTTGAAACACTTTATGAGTTTCATTGCAATTCTGACAATATACACAGAAATACAATACACACACAATTAGATCAAATCTAACACATAAAACACATTGCAGAATATATAGCTTTCTACAAAgcaattgaaatataataaaaaaacggatttttacattaacaattaaaaaaataacgcGTCATCCCGGTTTCTGGGTATCTTTCGGTATACTATAATCAAACATTAAAAGTGTTTTCTTAAAGTTCATTACAGTACTAGCAATTAACTTGTTTTTGCCAAGTCATCGAGTCCTGGTCACGTACTTACTTCAATTATGAGATGTAAAAAGTTGTTCTCAAgtggataatttggttttaacagggtatttcgaatttacgttattggaagtttattggaaatgaaaattatttttacatggGGTGGCACAGAAAGgctattaaaatttgaaattcgagaaattgataattgctattgcgggaataattaattttgtttttcatgggtttctcacgaattgggccaattcggtgtagttttgtagttacaTAAGAACTAATTGGCTACAAGCATTGCAGATGTCTGGAAGCGCTCTATTGTAATTCCGATTCTGAAATCCAACAAACAAAAAGACCAGCCGTCTTCATATATGCCTATATCTTTAACTAGCAATTGATGTGAGGCTTTGGAAAGAATAATAGTTCGCCGGCTGAAGTGGTTTATCGAAAAAAATGGCATATATGTAGATAACAAATGGGTTTTAGGTGAAGAAGATCTACGCCTGATGCATACCTAAAATTACacgatgaaatatatatatatatataaggctTTACCAAATGAAATAAAAGATGTGTATTTGCATTTCCCTAGACACGGAAAAAAAGCTTTTTCTAAACATGGAAAAGGCTCATGACATGATATGGAAATACCGCCTGTTATACAAACTGTACAACAATCGTGTCACTGGAAACATTTGGctttttgttgcattttttcAGGCGAATCGCTCATTTCAGGTTAGAGtagtttcaagtattttctcATTAGAAAACGGAGTTCCTCAAAGGAGCGTCATTAGTCTACTGCTTTTCAATATAATGATAAACGATATGCCTAGTACTGTTCCATCAGATAATGTTGGATTGTTTGCGATATCGCTCTATGGCACATTGGGCTCAAAATCGAAGATTTAATCGTTTCCTTTCAGAATTCATCGGATTGTATTCAGTCCTGGTGCAATCAATGGGGTTTCAAGATCTCGGTCACAAAATCAATAGTTGTGCTCTTCACCCGAAAACGGAAGTTATCTCCAATCCAAATCATCTCTTTTGTCATTGTACAGATCCCTAGTTCGACCCATTATTGAATATGGTATGGAAGCGTATTTTTCAGCCTCAATGTATGCCATAAGAAAAATAGAAATGATCCAATCTCAATGTCTACGCACCGCCCCAGATGACATGATGAGTACGCCTATAAGTTTATCTTTACGAGTTTGCTCCAACAAAATGCCATTGAATATACGACGACTACAATTATGTCTCTTATATAAAGCTAAACTGCTAACATTTGTTGACCATCCTCGCCACGAAGTCTGGCATTGAGATATTTTCCAACTCTTCAACATTTCGTAAATTTGGTATGATTGCTAGGATTTTCGATATATATTACCAACTTGAACATTAGTATTATTGAAGCCGAAGAAATTCCACCATGGTTTTTGGATGAAATTGATATTGACAATACATTATCGTATATACTTTTCCCCTGGTATACGCCTGACCAAACAAAAGCTATATGTTTAGATTATATAAATGAATCCTATCAATCACACGTGCACATCTATACGAATGGACCAAAAATTGATGACAAATGCGACGCTGCGGTTTAGGTTCCATGTGATAATTACGTATGGGTTTTAGGCTGGTCATAGACTGTTCCTCGTTTGATTGCGAAGTTTTTGCAATCTATAGTGCCCACACATGGTCAAACATAACTATAGATGGAATATAGTAATAATTTCGTATGGTATATCTGCCATTCATGTATAAATAATAACTCggataaaattagtaatttattctcaaatattCAGACTTGTATTGTTGAGTTACACAGGAACAACGACGCAAAATCACATTACTATGGGCTCCTAGACATGTTGGCATTCCGGGTAACAAAATAGCAAAAGTATCAGCGGCGAAAGTCGATGTGGACAAATGATTATCCCAATCACACAACAATTCACAAATTCGACAATCCTGCGCCAATGAATGATCAACATGTTATACACAATGACCAAGCATTTCATTACAAGATAATTTTCCCTCTATTGAAGACAGCACCACGAATTTCACGTGGTTACCACGAATAATGGACAAAATTCAATTTCGACTTCAGACAGCACATTAAACAAGCACCTTCATAAAATAGGATGCCATAATAATGGACTACGCGATTGCGGTAATGTATTAAAAAAATAGAACATTTCCTATTGAACTGCCGTGCATATAGATGAAATGCCGCGATTAtgacattgattttaaaatcagCGCTATATTGAGCAACCCTAGCATTCTCCCTTCTCTACTTGATTTGGTCAAGTCCACCAAGAGAGTACTATAGGCATATAAATAGTTTGGTTCAAATTGTTTGGCGCAAAATACTACACTCACACATACTACACACACTGCCGCCTGTTGCTACTCCGAGGTGCAAAGTATCATgttgttgaatattatttaagGCATTTTGAACAGTCATccgatagatagatagtttatttgaatactccatgatatacacaaatttaaaatggagaattctgaaGTTGACGCCCAATCTATAACTCTGGTGTTGTTTTGCACAATGGCTGCAACATTTTCCTCGATTTGAGTTCCAGGCGCAAAAAAGTAGTCGGTCACCTTTGCTGATGATGCTTCACCTTCAACACCTGTTTTATGCTTGGAACTCTCAACGTGCAACTATAAGCTGAGCTTGCCTTCATTCGCCACAGAAACGAAAGTGCCGTAGCCTAGGCTAAATAGTTTGAACCAATGACATTGGTTTGAACTGAAATGATGGATTTAAACATGTAGACCAGTTTATAAAAGCCAACCAGCGAAACCACTTTTAAAACAAGCCTAAAAAAGTTGCAATCATAATTATAGAAAGAAAGAACATATGGTTATGTGTTACAACCAACGACATGTATATCTATTATTTTTAATAGAGGACAGATGATAAGACATTGGGGTCACGACTCACGACCCTGTGCGCCCTCAGCATTTGACTATTACGGATGAACCTCGACCcctgacccccgaaaaattatTCCCGGGAATATGATTCCTACGCTTTATCATTGCTTTACCATTGTTTTGGTGCTTATTTTGAGAGCCATTTCAATGTATACAACCATTATGCCAATGGCAAAATCAAGCTGCCTGTAGCATTGTGCTATTGACTTGTTGGCTGAATACAGATTTTGCAGTTTCTGTCTCGGAGATGTCCGCTTTTAACACTCCTTTATTCAACCGCATTATTGTACCATTGTCGTTTGTGTCTACTCTCGCTGGAGGAGTGATATTGCTCAAGTaagttgaaattgaaaatatttgctcTGTTGATCGGAGTAACGGTTATATCAGCACTAtcacatgcaaaatttatgGTTTTCAAGGGAAATATAAACAAGTTGTCAGTAAAACGAATCCCTTATGATAGTACTGCAAGGATCCtaaatcaatgaaaattttgatttttctttttaatcaCTTGTAAATATTGACCAACTACACTAATGCGTTGACTTAAATGAAACCTGGAAACTCTATTGTAGTTCCTTCAACTATGTCTGTATGTGTGCCTCACTTTTCCATCATATGAAAAGCCCAACGAActtcgggtctcgtgtagtttcgtacctgacgtacttctagtgggcgtagcctaacaattttttgatatgtcaatcctaacccccatctgactacgccattcaaaaattacgtcactacgacatcataATCaggtcatagagcttgccaaatgtACGTACGATCGCCGTACAGCCgtaatggcattggcgccgacgataaagaactgactgacgttatgaCGACTGAcgtgcagggatggttatgtgcgagaggattgctggactcctcgccgtcgttgggtggttcacgtaaccgctggtcggttacggcttcctccaccaagtccatgcttccgaaaacaaacattacagtaaaaactaatcccatacccgacttggaatggtaaccggacgagaggccgtggttcgccatatggataagccgtcttatcgactttcctctcccccgggataaatatgtaaatcctatcctatcgatctctctcctattggaaccgttgcgacgagaaaacgagagaaacaactgttcgatttcgggtgcttgTTTGCGCGTCTAGGATGGCAGTtcatatagtttgaagggctctattacgtcactgtgacgtcgtaataatgtaatttttggatggtgtgggGGTTAGGATTTATACATGAAAAAagtgtcatgctacgcccactagaagtatgttaggtacaaAACTATATGAGACCCCGAATTCCTCACTGCTGCTCACCAGTGTTTTATTTGTGTTAGTTTCAGTGTACAAGTAAATGCATTACACATTATCAATTTCATTCTCAGTTTTTGCTCATTTTCGAACATTTCTGTTATATAATTTGGTTTTTCCATTGAGTTTTGTGTTTTCAAATTATCGAACTAAATTTATTGATATGTAATCGGTTTGAAAACAAACTATTCATCTGATAAGTGGAAGGCAATTGATGAAATTTAATGAACTGTATATCGCAGGCGACTCCGTAAAAAAGGTGAAATAACCCTATTTACAATTATAGAGAATACAAAGGTGGAAGAAAATGTCCTTCTAAAGAGCAAATGAAAGAAAAAGTTTGTGTTATAACTGGTGCAAATGTTGGTATTGGTAAATCAACAGCTGAGGAACTTGCAAGACGAGGTAATGACTCATTTCATATGTAACTGCTCAGTTGTGCAGTGACTAATTACAGTTATACATTATCTGTGATGGACTATATTGAATCATCATTAAATAGAGTATCCTTATTTCAGGTGCTACTGTAGTGATGGGTTGTCGGCATATAGGAAAATGTGAAAGAGCAGCAAGAGAAATAAGAATGAATACAGAAAATTCCAATGTTGTTTGCAGATTTATTGATTTGGCTGATCTAGACTCAGTAGAAGAATTTGCTGGAAATGTACGGAAGGGTAAAAGCTCATAACTGATATATCAGAAAATTTGGTTCGGTCCTTTTATACTAAATGAAAAAGGTTATCTTACAAGCGTCAAAGCTTAATTTGGATGTAAGTGGATTATTTCATGAGGTTTAGATTATGCTGTGCTGTTTATACTCATTTCTTTTTCCCACTTTTcaagtatattttttgcaaaattcatcATACCATACCCACTTGGCAATATTCGATTATATGGAGTGAAAATttagattttgaaaatttttgctattgcattttatatatgaatattctGCACATTTTTATAACTAAAATCAATGTTTCTATTTACAGAGCTACCACATATagatgttttgataaataatgCAGGAGTTATGAAACCGAGGCCTCCAAAGACAACACCTCGCACAAAAGATAATTTTGAAAGACAGTTTGGTGTCAACTATCTAGGTATATGCAAGTATTTATAATTGTTTTTCATTGTGTTAAggtcatttttaatttttatttgaaattgtgaaAATTATACACAGCAATTCCATAAATGTCACGGAGTGACATTCCAcacatttaatcaattttactatatCAAGGTCTTGGTGGTTTGCTATTTTTAGAATGCCAATTGGTAGCAGTAACACTGATGTATTTACCATAATTCACTTTTCACTTTcagccaaatatttttcaaacgacGAGCTAAAACAAGTGATGTCACGGAGTGACAAAAAGTTGAATGCATAAAATGACTGCAATATATCAACCAAATTTCGTCAAAAGCTTCATGacatatcaataataataacttGTCTCTATATTCTAGAGATATTGATCTCAAcatttatgcaaaatttattgtacaaCAAACATTTTTCTAGGAAGCAGCCCAATTATACGGCCGAACTAGTCGCatgtcactccgtgacgtcacgAAGTGACAAAAAACCCTTGTCATTGAAATGTTATTAAGAATGTTGAACAATTAGTTGTATTAGGTCAAAATTGGTTGTTTGTTTTGTAATTACAAAACATTTAAACAAAGAATTGGGaaacatgatatttttttgtCGTTCTGCTTGTGTGTCACTCATATTAATATGCTAAACGAGTGCACTAACTTTATTGATACTCGATATAGTTAAGTAAAAAGCTATGCTGCACAGACAACATGAAACAGACATAACTATTTCACTCCTATATATCTGGAATCTTATTGCAGTGACTTGACAAAGAATGGGCAATTCAAAATACAGAATCTGGAGGATCCGTTAAAAGGATACGTGCAAttcagttaaaaaaaatttgcaccaTGCGACGATTTTTAGATTTTTAGTACCGGTATTTGGATATCTAATTTATTAAACATAGAAAAGCATTTTCTTTTGTGTTGAAGTCTTTCTTGTTAGGTAGTACTTGCATCTGCTTGCAAAGCACACATAGAATCGGTAGGCCCCAAACACAGTTTTCTTAGTCTGCATATTCAGAACAAGAAGACAGTGATAAATATGTCCCTGCGAAAATTCGTTATTGCATCATTTTTGCTATTTCCAGCTTTGTGATATAGTTGTCacgtaaaaataattattggtGACAATGAGTGACGCACTGGCGTTTTCTAATTGGAAGtatcttcaatttttgacaaacaccgcatatttattttgcatttcacaatatttttagCATCCTATGAGTTACCCCGATAAATGGATATATACCAAAATCCAGATGTCGATGTGAAACTTGagatttaatattgtttgtgaTGTTTACAAAAATGtcgaattatattgcaaaacaatgcattttgtcatatttattcTGCCATTCCaacagattacatattttttcaattgtagtCTACAATAAGTTCGTTCATATTGTCAAAACCGGCATATGttagattgaatattttggtcatcgatagttttaaaaaagttgccaTTGCCATTCAATCATGTCATTCAAGTTTCATTGTGGGTAAGATCCAAAGTAAGTAGAGGGCAAAGCGGAAGAATTTGCAGTTCAAACCCAATATTATAGTACTTCGCgtacagaaaaataatattttcaaaaaattgcatacTTATGTCATtccgtgacgtcacggagtgacGAGATCTCTATAAGGGCTACGAAAGAAAAACAAGCAACTATCAACTGCCAAATTGGTAAATTATTGGGCCCAACCCCCAAAGTGAGTAAGTGACGTCTCagtttttgaggcaaatagttattgaaatatatcagataattaaaataaagttgaaaaaatgtCACGGAGTGACAACACAAGGCAAATTCCCATCAGCTCTGTTTAGCCCAGTGTTGCCAATAGTGCACagtgcaatatttatattaagcaCAGATATCAGAGGTAAAACATAACACATACTTTGGTtgaacaaatacattttaaggTAACATAAATAGCATGAGAGTTTATGttacaaaactgaagaaaattAGGCAGTAAATCATCAATTATTCCGCtgaagaaaaaacaattattttgagCCGTAAATGTACCTTCTCATGCGATTTTAAAAACTTCAAGATATGTCCTACACTTTCTGCAgttcaatatttcaattaggcaagataaaatttttacctaattttcaactaatttatgGAATTGCTGTACAGGTATTTTGCTATATTGATTTCCacatcatttttgaaaatggtgtatataaataaattatgtgttttatCCTCCAGGCCATTTTCTTTTAACCCATCTGTTGTCGGACAAAATGACGAATGGCAGGGTCATAAATTTGTCATCAGAGGCATATTCACAAGGAGAGGTAAGAAAGATATCCAGGTATTGTATCTTAGAACCAAAATATGTTTTCATACAAATCTAGCAGACTAAATATTCTTCAAAATGAGTGATGTATGCCTGTTGTGATATAAAATCAGAAATGAGATCTTCTTCATTACATACATTTAGAATTTACTGATCGATTGGGTATTAACTGCTTTACATGCCACGTGTTTCATCTCTCAAAAACTATTTGTTTGGggaatttaaatttcaatgtgAGTAAATAcacatgtaaaataaaaatgttacagCTATCAAGATATTTTAAAACAGCTTCAAGGTAATACTGTCATTTTCAGATTGATATCAATGATATCGACAAATCTAAATTAGATGAAGACGATGAAAAACTTTCGCAACTTTATTATCAGAGCAAACTTGCAGTTATGTTGTTCACAGAAGCACTTTCACGAAAGCAATCAAATATCACTGTTAATGCTGTTAATCCAGGCTTATCTAGTACACAAATTGGAAGACATTCT contains:
- the LOC120326113 gene encoding retinol dehydrogenase 13-like, which codes for MSAFNTPLFNRIIVPLSFVSTLAGGVILLKEYKGGRKCPSKEQMKEKVCVITGANVGIGKSTAEELARRGATVVMGCRHIGKCERAAREIRMNTENSNVVCRFIDLADLDSVEEFAGNVRKELPHIDVLINNAGVMKPRPPKTTPRTKDNFERQFGVNYLGHFLLTHLLSDKMTNGRVINLSSEAYSQGEIDINDIDKSKLDEDDEKLSQLYYQSKLAVMLFTEALSRKQSNITVNAVNPGLSSTQIGRHSKAPIYALGMHIYRPFQWIAMKTPVQAAQTSICIIYIYIYITSIICLLQQNLKKHLVLIFMTVKKYQRFVT